The proteins below are encoded in one region of Dioscorea cayenensis subsp. rotundata cultivar TDr96_F1 chromosome 18, TDr96_F1_v2_PseudoChromosome.rev07_lg8_w22 25.fasta, whole genome shotgun sequence:
- the LOC120281624 gene encoding fanconi-associated nuclease 1 homolog isoform X2, whose amino-acid sequence MVSMLSGRQSLIRLIGKRRRTLPPNLWLLLESVASDSSSGKNKASLEACSAAADSEKPGDLAYDVEWVSCPVCGCSIRGTDCIINSHLGLES is encoded by the exons ATGGTGTCCATGCTCTCGGGCCGGCAGAGTCTGATCAGGCTTATCGGGAAGCGAAGGAGGACCCTTCCTCCCAATCTATGGCTTCTCCTG GAGTCTGTAGCTTCGGATTCGAGCAGTGGCAAGAATAAAGCGTCATTGGAGGCCTGCTCTGCAGCTGCAGATTCTGAGAAACCTGGGGACCTTGCATATGATGTGGAATGGGTTTCCTGCCCTGTTTGCGGGTGTTCCATTCGGGGGACTGATTGTATCATCAATTCTCATTTAG GATTGGAATCATAG
- the LOC120281624 gene encoding fanconi-associated nuclease 1 homolog isoform X1, whose product MVSMLSGRQSLIRLIGKRRRTLPPNLWLLLESVASDSSSGKNKASLEACSAAADSEKPGDLAYDVEWVSCPVCGCSIRGTDCIINSHLGIYNISS is encoded by the exons ATGGTGTCCATGCTCTCGGGCCGGCAGAGTCTGATCAGGCTTATCGGGAAGCGAAGGAGGACCCTTCCTCCCAATCTATGGCTTCTCCTG GAGTCTGTAGCTTCGGATTCGAGCAGTGGCAAGAATAAAGCGTCATTGGAGGCCTGCTCTGCAGCTGCAGATTCTGAGAAACCTGGGGACCTTGCATATGATGTGGAATGGGTTTCCTGCCCTGTTTGCGGGTGTTCCATTCGGGGGACTGATTGTATCATCAATTCTCATTTAG GGATTTATAACATCTCTTCCTAA